From Paenibacillus sp. GP183, one genomic window encodes:
- a CDS encoding Asp23/Gls24 family envelope stress response protein: MSEDIQNGLIRISDDVVSTIAGLAALETPGIAAMSGGISEGLAKRLSGKNVQRGVSVEVGQVQAAIDLRVIVNYGSRIQVVCRELQENVKEAVENMTGLTVVEVNVKVEGVAFREDEIEDPHRVK; the protein is encoded by the coding sequence GTGTCCGAAGACATTCAAAACGGACTTATCCGAATTTCCGATGATGTGGTTTCCACCATTGCGGGACTTGCAGCGCTTGAAACTCCCGGTATTGCAGCGATGTCAGGCGGCATTTCCGAAGGATTAGCCAAAAGACTGAGCGGCAAAAACGTACAAAGAGGCGTTTCTGTAGAAGTCGGCCAAGTGCAGGCTGCAATCGATCTCAGGGTGATTGTGAATTATGGATCACGAATTCAGGTTGTGTGCCGAGAGCTTCAGGAAAATGTAAAGGAAGCTGTAGAAAACATGACGGGATTAACCGTTGTCGAAGTGAATGTGAAAGTTGAAGGTGTAGCCTTTCGGGAAGATGAGATTGAAGATCCGCATCGGGTAAAATAA
- a CDS encoding transglycosylase domain-containing protein gives MRKLLAKMNQPWVRISFKIFYHTIKWTSVAILLAAILGGSAAFGYVSALVKNDPIRSNDYIRQTMQENAVTGFAYFKDDSVIGQLRTEEDRRLVGLSDIPQVMLDAVLAIEDKDFYNHYGVDLRGIVRAVTQKVRNEDVQTGGSTITQQLARRVFLTLDRDDGRKARELLLALRIERVMSKDEIMLAYLNKIPYGSGSSGYNLYGIKAAAKGLFNIDDLKQLNIAQAAYLAGLPQQPSNYSAFTSKPEFDPEGFGKAVTRQQLVLKRMLEEQKITQDQYQAALKFDLKASMPAPSQKAYTTYPYLMVEVEQQAAEIILKQQYPNVDPLKNAAAYKEALKAVQNQLLRGGYQVYTTIDKTLYDSMHDIAEEPKNFAPDDPKKGMEQTGAIMLDNKTGAILGMIEGRDFFKEQLNHATQAYRQPGSTMKPIAAYIPALDKGAIQPASVIDDVPVILKDGSKGFHIPENWDSKYHGLVTARRALNQSYNIPAIKLFLDKVGIDEAWSFAKKLGITSIQKEDYYAQTGVIGGLKYGTSVKELTNAYATIPNQGVFNKSYMIRKITDSNGKIIYEHEQKPSTVFSEQTAYLITDMMKTVISDSSQGTATDLMKKFKSYGKIQISGKTGSTQDDADAWFMGYTPDITVGVWVGYDQPINKLSSKLKQTQHAKDIWALVMNMAVEKKPELFPNKAFKKPDGIVEATVSDLSGKLPSEMTTQSGHAVTDIFNKKYLPTQQDDVMVNMGIISYNGLNYIAQPGTPTEFVQQKMVIKREKPIGDLLKELDVLLKKLPEDKRKPLDSYKPLDYDNDAPSETDPRVEDGKAPNSPSTMVASKSGNTAIITFQPSTNEDVVGYRLYRSDNNSGFHLVGGNVVLAGAEPKFTDQVPPSTVNSYYVTAVDVAGKESTPNQYVSTDGFMGGGIITPPAGGTAAPGDNGVKPSTKPGTSPTPGIGTGSKTVPSTPLGLKTKAEGASLVISWTPNPSKDNVRTYDLYYSNKANGTYNKLGSVRDGAEFHYFSITYSGFYRVIAINDIGESNPSAAVEVK, from the coding sequence ATGCGCAAATTACTCGCAAAGATGAATCAACCTTGGGTAAGGATATCATTTAAAATTTTTTATCATACTATTAAATGGACTTCTGTCGCAATTCTACTGGCTGCGATCCTTGGAGGGTCGGCAGCATTTGGTTATGTGAGTGCTCTGGTTAAGAATGACCCGATTCGCAGCAATGACTACATACGTCAAACCATGCAGGAAAACGCAGTCACTGGCTTTGCCTATTTTAAAGACGACAGTGTGATCGGCCAGCTTCGAACGGAGGAAGACCGGCGACTTGTTGGGCTGTCGGATATACCGCAGGTTATGCTGGATGCTGTATTAGCGATTGAAGACAAGGATTTTTACAATCATTACGGAGTAGATCTCCGAGGTATCGTCAGAGCCGTCACTCAAAAGGTGCGAAACGAAGATGTGCAAACCGGGGGAAGCACCATTACCCAGCAGTTGGCCAGGCGGGTTTTTTTAACGCTGGACCGCGATGACGGCCGCAAGGCACGGGAGCTTCTGCTCGCACTGCGCATAGAGCGCGTGATGTCCAAAGATGAAATTATGCTGGCCTACTTAAACAAAATCCCTTATGGAAGCGGCTCTAGCGGCTACAATCTGTACGGGATTAAAGCTGCGGCCAAAGGACTATTTAACATCGATGATTTAAAACAATTAAATATTGCCCAAGCTGCATATTTAGCGGGTTTGCCTCAGCAGCCATCCAATTATTCAGCTTTTACCAGCAAACCGGAGTTTGATCCGGAAGGCTTCGGCAAAGCCGTTACAAGACAGCAGCTTGTTCTCAAGCGCATGCTCGAAGAGCAAAAAATTACTCAGGATCAGTATCAAGCCGCTTTAAAATTTGATTTGAAGGCATCGATGCCTGCTCCATCCCAAAAAGCTTATACCACTTATCCCTACCTGATGGTCGAAGTGGAACAACAGGCGGCGGAGATTATACTGAAACAGCAATATCCAAATGTAGATCCCCTAAAAAATGCAGCCGCTTATAAAGAGGCTTTAAAAGCCGTACAAAACCAGCTTCTTCGCGGTGGATATCAGGTGTATACAACCATTGATAAAACCTTATATGATTCCATGCATGACATTGCCGAGGAACCCAAGAACTTTGCTCCGGATGATCCCAAAAAAGGAATGGAACAAACTGGAGCCATTATGCTTGATAATAAGACAGGTGCCATTCTCGGGATGATTGAAGGCCGCGATTTTTTCAAAGAGCAGCTCAATCATGCGACTCAGGCGTACAGGCAGCCTGGTTCTACCATGAAACCCATCGCGGCATATATACCCGCCTTGGATAAAGGAGCTATTCAACCAGCAAGCGTTATCGATGATGTGCCCGTTATTTTGAAGGATGGCTCAAAAGGCTTTCATATTCCGGAGAACTGGGACAGCAAGTACCATGGCTTGGTTACAGCAAGAAGAGCACTCAATCAATCTTACAACATTCCGGCCATCAAGCTCTTTCTGGACAAAGTGGGCATTGATGAAGCTTGGAGTTTTGCCAAAAAACTAGGCATTACCTCGATTCAAAAAGAAGACTATTACGCGCAAACCGGAGTTATTGGAGGATTAAAATACGGGACTTCCGTGAAGGAATTGACCAATGCCTATGCGACGATTCCAAATCAAGGCGTTTTTAACAAATCGTATATGATCCGCAAAATAACCGACAGCAACGGAAAAATCATTTATGAGCACGAGCAAAAACCGTCTACGGTCTTTTCCGAGCAAACGGCCTATCTGATTACAGACATGATGAAAACCGTGATCAGCGACAGCAGCCAAGGAACAGCGACAGACCTGATGAAAAAGTTCAAATCCTATGGCAAGATCCAAATTTCAGGCAAAACAGGCTCAACCCAGGATGATGCTGACGCTTGGTTTATGGGCTACACACCCGATATAACCGTTGGCGTTTGGGTCGGCTATGATCAACCGATTAACAAGCTCAGCTCGAAGCTGAAGCAAACGCAGCATGCCAAAGACATCTGGGCATTAGTGATGAATATGGCTGTCGAGAAAAAGCCGGAGCTGTTTCCAAATAAAGCATTTAAAAAACCGGACGGGATCGTGGAAGCAACCGTATCCGATTTATCCGGAAAGCTGCCAAGTGAAATGACAACTCAAAGCGGTCACGCCGTAACCGATATTTTCAACAAAAAATATCTGCCTACGCAGCAAGACGATGTCATGGTAAATATGGGCATCATCTCATACAATGGCTTGAACTACATTGCTCAGCCTGGAACTCCGACGGAATTTGTTCAGCAAAAAATGGTCATAAAGAGGGAAAAACCCATTGGGGATCTACTGAAGGAATTGGATGTTCTCTTGAAAAAGCTTCCGGAAGACAAACGGAAACCGCTGGATAGCTACAAGCCCCTCGACTATGACAATGATGCGCCGTCCGAAACAGATCCGCGGGTGGAGGATGGAAAAGCCCCTAACTCTCCATCCACGATGGTTGCATCCAAGTCGGGCAATACGGCTATCATTACTTTTCAACCAAGTACAAATGAGGATGTCGTTGGATACCGCCTATATCGTTCTGACAATAACTCAGGTTTCCATTTGGTCGGGGGCAATGTGGTGCTTGCCGGAGCGGAACCTAAATTCACGGATCAGGTTCCACCTTCGACCGTGAATAGTTATTATGTAACTGCCGTTGATGTAGCTGGCAAGGAATCAACCCCCAATCAATATGTGTCTACCGACGGATTCATGGGAGGCGGCATCATTACTCCCCCAGCCGGGGGGACAGCTGCTCCAGGTGACAACGGGGTGAAACCAAGTACAAAGCCGGGTACGAGTCCTACTCCGGGCATTGGAACAGGCAGCAAGACGGTCCCATCAACTCCTTTAGGACTGAAGACTAAAGCAGAAGGTGCAAGTCTTGTAATCAGCTGGACGCCTAATCCATCAAAGGATAATGTTAGAACGTATGACCTTTATTACAGCAATAAAGCGAACGGAACTTATAATAAGCTGGGCTCCGTCAGGGACGGAGCGGAATTTCATTATTTTTCAATCACATACTCCGGTTTTTATAGAGTTATCGCCATTAACGATATTGGAGAATCCAATCCGTCAGCCGCAGTAGAGGTTAAATGA
- the cax gene encoding calcium/proton exchanger has product MRGKLFNIGLVTSFILSGLAHYTHLSTTLQFAISCIAIVFVAGFLGKATESVAHYAGERMGGFLNATFGNAAELIIAIFLVKDGLFEIVKASLTGAIIGNLLLVLGLSLFAGGLKFKEQHFNKKLASHNASLMLLAIIALFIPAIFARSLTRIEITTTSLIVACVLIAAYLLWLLFSMVTHKSVLADEVVEHGEPAWSKRTSILFLVLSTAMVGFTSEWLVGTLEEVTHKFGLSELFVGAFLIAIIGNAAEHSAAVMMAMKNKVGAAVEIAIGSSLQIALFVAPVLILASFFMGNTMDIVFTTYELVAIAVAVIITQSIIQDGSTNWYEGLLLMIVYGVLGVVFFLV; this is encoded by the coding sequence TTGAGAGGGAAATTGTTTAATATCGGTTTAGTCACCAGCTTTATTCTCAGTGGCCTGGCGCATTACACACATCTAAGCACTACTCTTCAATTTGCGATTTCTTGCATAGCGATTGTTTTTGTGGCCGGTTTTCTTGGGAAAGCTACGGAGAGCGTGGCTCATTATGCCGGAGAGCGAATGGGAGGGTTCTTGAATGCCACATTCGGCAATGCGGCGGAGCTGATCATCGCGATTTTCCTGGTCAAAGACGGTTTATTCGAGATTGTCAAAGCCAGCCTAACCGGTGCCATTATCGGAAACCTGCTGTTGGTGCTAGGTTTAAGCTTGTTCGCGGGAGGACTGAAATTTAAAGAACAGCATTTCAATAAGAAGCTTGCTTCCCATAACGCTTCACTGATGCTGCTCGCTATCATTGCCCTGTTCATTCCTGCAATTTTTGCCCGAAGCCTGACAAGAATTGAAATAACTACTACCAGTTTAATCGTGGCCTGCGTGCTCATTGCCGCTTATCTGCTGTGGCTGTTATTTTCAATGGTTACCCACAAAAGTGTCCTTGCCGATGAGGTTGTCGAGCATGGCGAGCCGGCTTGGTCCAAACGGACTTCGATCCTGTTTCTGGTGCTTTCTACAGCCATGGTCGGTTTCACCAGCGAATGGCTCGTTGGCACCTTGGAGGAAGTCACCCATAAATTCGGACTGTCCGAATTGTTTGTTGGAGCCTTCTTGATTGCCATTATAGGCAATGCTGCCGAGCATAGCGCAGCCGTCATGATGGCTATGAAAAACAAGGTAGGCGCAGCCGTTGAAATTGCCATCGGCAGTTCCTTGCAGATTGCCTTATTTGTCGCTCCTGTCCTTATTTTGGCCAGTTTCTTCATGGGCAACACCATGGATATCGTTTTCACTACCTATGAGCTGGTTGCTATCGCGGTAGCCGTCATCATCACCCAATCGATCATTCAGGATGGGTCCACTAATTGGTACGAAGGACTGCTGCTCATGATTGTATATGGTGTTTTGGGAGTCGTGTTCTTCCTGGTTTAA
- the tyrS gene encoding tyrosine--tRNA ligase, with protein sequence MNILEDLEFRGLLYQTTNREGLQKKLDSEPVVLYAGFDPTADSLHIGSLLPILILKRFQLAGHIPLALVGGGTGLIGDPSGKAAERTLNTTDTVSAWSQRLKDQLSRFLDFSDRLPNPAELVNNYDWLGSLNVIEFLRDIGKNFTVNYMLAKDSVDSRITKGISFTEFSYMILQAYDFLQLNQTKNCSLQVGGSDQWGNITAGLELIGKTTDNRAYGITMPLVMKSDGQKFGKTEGGAIWLDPAKTSPYQFYQFWVNTDDQDVIRFIKYFTFLSKEEIGRLEQEVKLQPEKREAQRVLASEVTKLVHGDEALRSAMNITQALFSGNIQELTQAEIEEAFKDVPSTTLENDELSVIDLLVAAGAASSKTQARKDIESGAVTINGNRLNDLENRAADLGRIGGAYLIIRRGKKNYYLIQFNN encoded by the coding sequence ATGAACATTTTGGAGGATTTGGAGTTTAGAGGGTTGCTTTATCAAACGACCAATCGCGAAGGGCTTCAGAAGAAGCTGGATTCGGAACCGGTTGTGCTTTATGCAGGATTTGATCCAACCGCGGACAGCTTGCATATCGGGAGTTTGCTTCCGATTTTGATCCTGAAGAGATTCCAGCTGGCCGGGCATATCCCTCTGGCCTTGGTGGGTGGCGGAACAGGCCTCATTGGCGATCCGAGCGGAAAAGCGGCTGAAAGGACACTCAACACTACAGACACCGTAAGCGCTTGGTCTCAGCGATTGAAAGATCAGCTTTCCCGGTTTCTGGATTTCTCGGACAGGCTCCCCAATCCTGCAGAATTAGTGAACAATTACGATTGGCTTGGCAGCTTGAATGTGATTGAGTTTTTGCGCGATATCGGCAAGAATTTTACGGTCAACTATATGCTGGCCAAGGACTCGGTCGATTCAAGAATAACGAAGGGGATTTCCTTCACGGAATTCAGCTACATGATCCTGCAAGCTTATGACTTCCTGCAGCTGAATCAGACGAAGAACTGCTCTTTGCAGGTTGGCGGGAGCGATCAATGGGGGAATATCACCGCAGGACTCGAGTTGATCGGCAAGACAACCGATAACAGAGCCTACGGGATCACCATGCCGTTGGTTATGAAGAGTGATGGGCAAAAGTTCGGCAAGACAGAGGGCGGCGCCATATGGCTGGACCCTGCTAAAACTTCTCCATACCAGTTCTACCAGTTTTGGGTGAACACGGACGATCAAGATGTGATTCGTTTTATAAAATACTTTACTTTTCTTAGTAAGGAAGAAATTGGCCGATTGGAGCAAGAAGTGAAGCTGCAGCCGGAGAAGAGGGAGGCTCAGCGGGTTCTTGCCTCCGAGGTGACGAAGCTTGTTCATGGAGATGAGGCTTTGCGAAGTGCGATGAACATAACACAGGCTCTCTTTAGCGGCAATATTCAAGAGCTTACCCAAGCTGAAATTGAAGAGGCGTTTAAAGATGTGCCTTCCACTACCTTGGAAAATGATGAGCTCAGCGTGATTGATTTGCTGGTTGCTGCCGGAGCAGCCTCTTCCAAGACCCAAGCTCGCAAGGATATCGAAAGCGGAGCTGTTACCATCAACGGAAACCGCTTGAATGATTTAGAGAATAGAGCAGCCGATCTGGGACGAATTGGCGGAGCTTATTTAATCATTCGGCGCGGGAAGAAAAATTATTACTTGATTCAATTCAACAATTAA
- the acsA gene encoding acetate--CoA ligase, with the protein MDQLNEEIIAASAPNPNLKNYVAARANFNWAEVERSFSWYETGKVNLAYEAIDRHAESSRSEQIALYYSDSQREEAVTFAQMKDRSNQFGNVLRKLGIGKGERVFIFMPRTPELYYSLLGIIKVGAVVGPLFEAFMETAVRDRLEDSAAVAIITTPSQLSRVPVSELPHLKHVILVGENLELSDGQVDFYKEMSSASPELDIEWVDREDGLIIHYTSGSTGKPKGVYHVHNAMLQHYYTGKVVLDLQENDIYWCTADPGWVTGTSYGVFAPWLNGATNVIRGGRFSPQDWYGTIDKYKVTVWYSAPTAFRMLMGAGDETVKQFSLSSLRHVLSVGEPLNPEVVRWGLKVYGQRIHDTWWMTETGAQLICNYPSMPIKPGSMGRPLPGTDAAILDDAGNELPPMRMGNLAIKTPWPSMMRKIWNNPAKFEEYLRIPGWYVSGDSAYRDEEGYFWFQGRVDDVINTAGERVGPFEVESKLVEHPAVAEAGVIGKPDPMRGEIIKAFIALREGYTPSDELKAEISKFVKEGLSAHAAPREIEFKDKLPKTRSGKIMRRVLKAWELNLPTGDLSTIED; encoded by the coding sequence ATGGATCAATTGAACGAAGAAATCATTGCAGCTTCTGCTCCTAACCCTAATTTAAAAAACTACGTGGCCGCTCGCGCCAATTTTAATTGGGCAGAGGTGGAACGCAGCTTTTCATGGTATGAGACAGGTAAGGTCAATTTAGCTTATGAAGCCATTGATCGGCACGCGGAATCTTCCAGGTCGGAGCAAATCGCCTTATATTACAGCGACAGCCAAAGGGAAGAAGCCGTTACTTTTGCCCAAATGAAAGACAGATCCAATCAGTTTGGCAATGTACTCCGTAAGCTGGGCATCGGAAAAGGGGAGCGCGTATTTATTTTTATGCCGCGTACGCCGGAGCTGTATTATTCTTTACTGGGCATTATCAAGGTGGGTGCGGTAGTAGGTCCATTATTTGAGGCCTTTATGGAAACGGCTGTACGTGACCGATTGGAGGATAGTGCGGCTGTTGCAATCATTACAACACCTAGCCAGCTTTCCCGAGTGCCTGTAAGTGAATTGCCGCATTTGAAGCACGTGATTCTCGTGGGTGAAAATCTGGAGTTAAGCGATGGACAAGTTGATTTTTATAAAGAAATGTCATCTGCATCCCCTGAACTGGATATCGAGTGGGTCGACCGTGAAGACGGTTTGATCATTCATTATACCTCCGGCTCCACTGGTAAGCCCAAAGGCGTTTATCATGTACATAACGCTATGCTGCAGCATTATTACACAGGCAAAGTCGTGCTTGATCTGCAAGAAAACGATATTTATTGGTGTACGGCCGATCCCGGCTGGGTGACAGGTACCTCTTACGGTGTTTTTGCTCCTTGGCTAAATGGGGCGACCAACGTCATTCGTGGAGGCCGCTTTAGTCCGCAAGATTGGTACGGAACCATCGACAAGTATAAAGTAACTGTGTGGTATAGTGCTCCTACTGCATTCCGGATGTTAATGGGAGCGGGTGATGAGACGGTAAAACAGTTCTCCCTTTCTTCGCTCCGTCATGTCCTGAGTGTAGGAGAGCCGCTCAACCCAGAGGTAGTGCGCTGGGGATTGAAGGTTTACGGACAGCGTATTCATGATACCTGGTGGATGACCGAGACTGGCGCGCAGCTGATTTGCAATTATCCGAGCATGCCGATCAAGCCTGGCTCCATGGGCCGTCCGCTTCCGGGTACAGATGCTGCTATCCTCGACGATGCGGGAAATGAGCTTCCTCCGATGCGTATGGGCAACCTGGCTATCAAAACGCCTTGGCCTTCCATGATGCGCAAGATTTGGAACAATCCCGCCAAGTTTGAAGAGTATTTACGTATCCCGGGGTGGTATGTCTCCGGTGATTCCGCTTATCGTGATGAAGAGGGCTACTTCTGGTTTCAAGGCAGGGTGGATGATGTGATCAACACAGCCGGAGAGCGAGTAGGGCCTTTTGAGGTAGAAAGCAAGCTGGTTGAGCACCCCGCGGTCGCAGAGGCTGGGGTCATTGGCAAGCCAGATCCGATGAGGGGTGAAATTATCAAAGCTTTCATCGCATTGCGCGAAGGATATACCCCATCGGATGAATTGAAAGCGGAAATTTCCAAGTTCGTCAAGGAAGGCTTATCTGCACATGCGGCTCCGCGCGAAATTGAATTCAAGGATAAACTGCCTAAAACACGCAGCGGCAAAATTATGCGACGTGTGCTTAAAGCCTGGGAGCTTAACCTGCCAACTGGTGATTTATCAACAATTGAGGATTAA
- a CDS encoding TVP38/TMEM64 family protein, which yields MVLKNLLNKRVLSWTILLVLLTGLIYFLFFTRVGVMLTHSNMHQLSENVKSLGIYGQIIGVLMVFLQTFFPFIPFVVVAGTNVAIFGFKDGFIVNYITSVLSAVSFFYAARYYGHAWVTRKLQRFPFLIPFSKRMETHGFLYVLLGRFIPVLPSSAINLAAGVTGTRFGAFLAATVIGKLPIIYLESLIAHDLFHFRKYKDRLLLLLLIFALLIFLGHWFQKKLSSKSEDDKK from the coding sequence ATGGTTTTGAAAAATCTATTAAACAAGCGTGTTCTTTCCTGGACCATCCTGCTCGTCCTATTGACGGGTTTAATCTATTTTTTATTTTTTACAAGAGTCGGCGTGATGCTGACTCACAGCAATATGCATCAATTATCCGAAAATGTAAAATCACTGGGCATTTATGGTCAAATCATTGGGGTTCTCATGGTATTCCTGCAGACATTTTTCCCATTTATCCCGTTCGTCGTCGTCGCAGGAACGAATGTCGCGATTTTCGGATTCAAAGATGGATTTATCGTCAATTATATAACGTCCGTTCTCAGTGCAGTCAGTTTTTTCTATGCTGCCCGATATTACGGGCATGCCTGGGTGACTCGCAAGCTGCAGCGCTTTCCTTTTTTAATTCCGTTTAGCAAGCGGATGGAGACCCATGGTTTTTTGTATGTGCTTTTGGGTCGGTTCATTCCCGTTCTCCCTTCATCGGCAATTAATCTGGCTGCTGGCGTTACAGGTACACGCTTTGGAGCATTTTTAGCGGCGACCGTCATCGGCAAGCTTCCTATTATTTATTTGGAATCGCTGATCGCTCATGATCTTTTTCATTTCCGCAAATATAAGGATCGGTTGCTGCTGCTTCTGCTCATTTTTGCACTGCTGATTTTTCTCGGCCATTGGTTCCAAAAGAAGCTCTCGTCCAAATCTGAAGACGATAAAAAATGA
- a CDS encoding HPr family phosphocarrier protein codes for MPSANNAAIVDISQTANKFRSSIVLQYENKYIDVKSILGLFTTLLSSSTYDLHVHGPDADEAKKAMSEVFAKYNLGVNVIED; via the coding sequence ATGCCAAGTGCCAATAACGCTGCAATTGTAGACATTTCCCAAACCGCTAACAAGTTCAGATCTTCCATCGTATTGCAATATGAAAATAAGTATATCGATGTGAAAAGCATTCTCGGGTTATTCACTACCCTGCTCAGCTCGAGCACCTATGATCTTCACGTACACGGGCCCGATGCAGATGAAGCCAAGAAAGCTATGAGTGAAGTGTTTGCCAAGTATAACCTGGGCGTCAATGTAATAGAAGATTAA
- the rpsD gene encoding 30S ribosomal protein S4, with product MARYTGPKFKLSRRLGISLGGSGKELKRPFPPGQHGPGQRKKLSGYGVQLQEKQKLRHMYGLGEKQFRNLFDKASKLQGISGENFMVLLESRLDNLIYRLGFANSRAGARQLVAHGHVLVNGKKVDIPSYIVSTGDTLGLRERSKNLSSIKEALANRNYLPAYLEYNDSALEGKYTRLPERLELPQEIDEKQIVEFYSR from the coding sequence ATGGCACGCTATACAGGTCCAAAATTTAAACTAAGCCGTCGTCTTGGCATTTCCCTTGGCGGTTCCGGCAAAGAATTGAAACGTCCTTTCCCTCCAGGCCAGCATGGTCCCGGTCAACGCAAAAAATTGAGCGGCTACGGTGTTCAATTGCAAGAAAAACAAAAACTTCGCCATATGTACGGTTTGGGCGAGAAGCAATTCCGCAACCTGTTCGACAAAGCTTCCAAGCTTCAAGGGATTTCAGGCGAGAACTTCATGGTATTGCTTGAAAGCCGCTTGGACAATCTGATTTACCGTCTGGGATTTGCCAACAGTCGTGCAGGCGCTCGCCAATTGGTAGCACACGGTCACGTATTAGTAAATGGCAAGAAAGTAGATATCCCTTCTTATATCGTTTCTACAGGCGACACTCTTGGCCTGCGTGAAAGAAGCAAAAATCTTTCTTCCATTAAAGAAGCTCTGGCTAACCGCAATTACCTGCCAGCTTACCTGGAATATAATGATTCCGCATTGGAAGGCAAGTATACTCGTCTTCCTGAGCGTTTGGAGCTTCCGCAAGAAATTGACGAGAAGCAAATCGTCGAGTTCTACAGCCGTTAA
- a CDS encoding polysaccharide deacetylase family protein, producing the protein MNKRIFVKLLTSFMVFIIFIYAVMNDKVKHSEGYHFNNHVAVLEYHHIDPEASEYTITPEAFKQQMQALQANHYKVITMPDFIEFLKGRKAVPPDAVVLTFDDGYESFYHYAYPILKELHMTATNFMIVNALETNPGIAFLAWNQIEEMNKQGFSFYSHSFNSHDTAAGANGKQVGLLTDPIYIEEKKRLETPDEYAQRVKADLSKANQMIQSKLGPQENLLCFPHGRYNQNLITLGNEVGIQYFFTGIDGLNSPGTKLIKRINAGLPYVTANKLIQKLNDETTVFGTSKIFIKNLITSWRNTEGY; encoded by the coding sequence TTGAATAAAAGAATCTTTGTAAAATTGCTGACCTCATTCATGGTTTTCATCATTTTCATCTATGCCGTCATGAATGATAAAGTAAAACATAGCGAAGGATATCATTTCAATAACCATGTAGCCGTCCTGGAATACCACCACATCGATCCTGAAGCGTCCGAATATACGATCACTCCGGAAGCTTTTAAACAGCAAATGCAAGCTTTGCAAGCCAATCATTATAAAGTGATCACCATGCCGGATTTTATCGAATTCCTAAAGGGTCGCAAAGCCGTTCCGCCGGATGCGGTTGTCCTTACTTTTGACGATGGCTATGAATCTTTTTATCATTACGCCTATCCCATACTGAAAGAGCTTCATATGACAGCCACGAATTTCATGATCGTCAATGCTTTGGAGACGAATCCGGGGATTGCTTTTTTAGCATGGAATCAAATTGAAGAAATGAACAAACAAGGCTTCAGCTTCTATTCACACTCCTTTAATTCACATGATACCGCAGCAGGCGCCAATGGCAAGCAGGTCGGTCTTCTGACAGACCCGATTTACATTGAGGAAAAGAAACGGCTAGAAACTCCAGATGAATATGCGCAAAGGGTTAAAGCCGATCTCTCAAAAGCAAACCAAATGATTCAAAGCAAGCTGGGACCTCAAGAAAACTTATTATGCTTTCCTCATGGCCGTTATAACCAAAACCTGATCACTCTGGGCAACGAAGTGGGAATTCAATATTTCTTTACTGGAATTGACGGGTTGAATTCACCTGGAACCAAGCTGATCAAACGGATCAATGCCGGACTGCCCTATGTGACTGCGAATAAGCTGATCCAAAAGCTAAACGATGAAACAACCGTCTTCGGGACATCGAAAATTTTTATAAAAAATCTCATAACGAGCTGGAGGAACACCGAAGGATATTAA
- a CDS encoding YlaN family protein: MSSTDLLLHLNHKAHYLLQEDADKIEKLIEVQMENLTTRQCPLYEEVLDTQMYGLSREIDFAIRAGLITVVAGKEIMSKLERNLAQLYEALNAKK, from the coding sequence ATGTCTTCAACTGATCTATTGCTTCATTTAAATCATAAAGCCCATTATCTTCTTCAAGAAGATGCAGATAAAATTGAGAAGCTCATAGAAGTTCAGATGGAAAATTTGACAACTCGTCAATGTCCGCTGTACGAAGAAGTGCTGGACACCCAGATGTACGGCTTATCGCGTGAAATCGATTTTGCCATTCGTGCAGGTCTGATTACTGTGGTGGCCGGCAAGGAAATTATGAGCAAGCTTGAACGCAATTTGGCTCAGCTGTATGAGGCTTTAAACGCAAAAAAATAA